The genomic window CCCGACTCCATCTCGGCGAGCAGCTCGTCGTCCAGCCTGTTCAGCTCGACGAAGTGGCTGTCGTCCACCCTCCACTGGCCCTCCCCCATGATCCGTACGATCATGACGCGCCGTCCTTTGCGCTCGCCGGGCTACTGCTTGTCGAACCTGTGCTGGCCCTGGCCCTGCGCCTGGTCCTGCGCCGCGCCGTTGCCGCCCTCGATCGCCTGCTGCTGCGCCCCGCTGCCTCCCGCCAGCTCGGCCTTCATGCGCTGGAGCTCCAGCTCGACGTCCGTGCCGCCGGAGATCCGGTCCAGCTCGGCGGCGATGTCGTCCTTCGCCATGCCGGTCGGGTCGTCCAGGGCGCCGGAGGCCAGCAGCTCGTCGATCGCGCCCGCACGCGCCTGGAGCTGCGCGGTCTTGTCCTCGGCGCGCTGGATCGCCAGGCCGACGTCGCCCATCTCCTCGGAGATGCCGGAGAACGCCTCGCCGATCCGCGTCTGCGCCTGGGCGGCCGTGTACGTGGCCTTGATCGTCTCCTTCTTCGTACGGAAGGCGTCGACCTTGGCCTGGAGCCGCTGGGCGGCGAGCGTGAGCTTCTCCTCCTCGCCCTGCAACGTCTGGTGCTGCGTCTCCAGGTCGGTGACCTGCTGCTGGAGCGCGGCACGGCGGGACAGCGCCTCGCGCGCCAGGTCCTCGCGGCCGAGCGCCAGCGCCTTGCGGCCCTGGTCCTCCAGCTTCGTGGACTGGCCCTGGAGCTGGTTCAGCTGCAGCTCCAGGCGCTTGCGCGACGTGGCCACGTCGGCGACGCCGCGGCGTACCTTCTGGAGCAGCTCCAGCTGCTTCTGGTACGAGTAATCGAGGGTCTCGCGCGGATCCTCGGCCCGGTCAAGGGCCTTGTTTGCCTTCGCGCGGAAGATCATCCCCATACGCTTCATGACACCGCTCATGGGCTTCGCGCGCCCCCTTCTGACGGACTCAGCTCCAGCTACTCCAGGACCCACAGTAGAGGCCCTGCATCCATTACCGCACTGTTCGAGCGCGGATGCGCTCCTCCCCAAGAACGAGCTGCTGACGGCTCCGCTCCAGCCCAGGGAGTAGGTGACCGTCGGGGAAACCGGACACCGCACTCCGCCGCCGTCTGTTACGCGCCCGTTCTGCGTCGGTTCCCGGTCGGTTCTGTCGCCGTTTCTGCGGACATCTGCCCCGTACGACGCTCGCCGCTGCCGGATCGTTCCCCCGGGAGCCGGGATCCATTCCCGCCCGTCTCCGACCAGCGCCCCCCGACAAAGAGGGACCTCCGGCCCCGCACCTCCTCGTCACCCCGTACCCTTGGGCTTTGTGTTCCGTAGCCGTTCCAAGGATGAGAAGGCCCCCACCGACAAGGTGACGGCGGACCTCTCCAAGCATCCCCGCGACCCCGAGGCCCCCAAGGGCCGCCCGACTCCGAAGCGGAGTGAGGCCCAGACGCAGCGCCGCCGTGCGCAGTCGTCGGCGCCCACCGACCGCAAGGACGCCATGCGCCGCCAGCGCGAGGCGCGCCGTGCCGACCTGGCCAAGCAGCGCGAGGCCCTGGCCGGCGGCGACGAGCGCTACCTCCCGGCCCGCGACAAGGGTCCGGTGCGCCGCTTCGTGCGCGACTTCGTCGACTCGCGCTTCTGCATCGCGGAGTTCTTCCTGCCGCTCGCCGTGGTGATCCTGGTGCTCTCCATGATCCGCGTGCCCCAGCTGCAGAACATCGCGCTGCTGCTGTGGCTCGGCGTCATCGTGATGATCGTGATCGACTCGATCGGCATCTGGATCCGCCTGAAGAAGCAGCTCAACGAGCGCTTCCCGAACGAGCAGAAGCGCGGCGCCGTGGCCTACGGCCTCATGCGTACGCTCCAGATGCGCCGACTGCGGCTGCCGAAGCCCCGGGTCAAGCGCGGAGAGCGGCCCTGAGCGCGGACGTCGTCGCCGGTTTCGGCGGTGGCGCGCCGGCCTGGCTGAAGGGCCTGGGGGGACTGCGCAACACCGTCCGGCAGGAGCTCGTGGCACGCCAGCTCGACGAGCAGATAGCCGGCCGCTTCCCCGTGGGGCAGCGGCTGCGTGTCCTCGACGTCGGCATGGGCCAGGGCACCCAAGCGCTGCGCCTGGCGCGGGCCGGGCACACCGTGACGGGCCTGGAGTCCGACCCGGAGATGCTGAAGGCGGCCCGTGAGGCGCTGACGGCCGAGCCCGCAGGCATCCGGGAGCGGTTCCGCACGATCGAGGGGGACGGCCGCGACACCGGGGTGCACTTCCTGCCCGGCTCGTTCGACGTGGTGCTGTGCCACGGGGTGCTGATGTACGTCGAGGACCCTGACGCGATGCTGGCCGGCCTGGCCCGGATGCTGGCACCCGGCGGTCTGCTCTCGCTGCTCGTACGGAACGCGGACGCGCTCGCCATGCGGCCCGGCCTCGCCGGAGACTGGCCCGCGGCGCTGACGGCCTTCGACACGGACGCGTACACGAACCGGCTCGGACTGCCCGTGCGCGCCGACCGGCTGACGGATCTGACAGCGACCCTCTCGGGCATCGCGGCGCCGCTGCACGCCTGGTACGGCGTGCGGGTCTTCACGGACAACGTGCCGAACGAGGCGGAGCTGCCGGCCGCGGACGCGCTGGAGCGGCTGCTCGCGGCGGAGGACCGCGCGGGCCGCGCGGATCCGTACCGCGCGGTGGCGGCGCTGCTGCATCTCTGCGGAGTGCGGGGCTAGGCGCGGGGGCGGGGCTCGGCCCCGTCGTCCCGGGCTCGCGGAGCCCTGGGAGAGCGGCAGATGTACGCGGATCCGCGCGTGCCGGGGCCGGTGGGGCGGGCCGGCGGCAGATGCCGGCCCACCCCCGGGGGATGTGCTCAGACCTCTTCCGCGTGCAGGCTCATCGGCCCGTAGATCTTGCTGCCGTCCTCGAAGAGGTGCACCTGGTCCGCGCCGCCCTCCAGCAGGTCCTTCCAGACCTCGCCGATCCAGGACTCGGCGTCGCCCTGAGTGCTGAACTCCTCCGGCTCCACGGCCGGCTGGACCTCCGTCCCGTCGGACTTCTCGAACCGCCACGTCCACGCCATGTGCGCCTCCCCGGTGTCGGGTCCCACCAGCTGATCGGTTTGCTGCTGCCCGCAGCGTAGCCGGGCGCGCACCGGCAGCGGCGACGCGGGAGGATCGTTCCTGTGGAAGTGACTCTGCTCGGCACCGGGGCCCCCAGCGGGCTCCCCCGCCCCGACTGCCCCTGTGCCGTCTGCGCCGCCGCCCGCGGACCGCAGGCGCGCGCCGCGACCGCGCTGCTGGTGGACGGGGCGCTGCTGCTCGATCTGACGCCCGGGGCCGCGCTTGCCGCCGCACGTGCGGGGCGCTCACTCGTCGGCGTACGGCAGGTGCTGCTGACGCATCCGCACAACGGGCCCGCGATGGAGCTGCCCGCGGGACTGCCGACGGCGGGGCGGGTGCCGGACGGACAGGAGTTGACGCTGATCAGCGGGCACCGGGTGCGGGCGGTGTCGATGGACTCGCCGGGTACGGGGTACGAGGTGGCGTCGCCGGACGGCGAACGGCTGCTGTACCTGCCGCCCGGCGGCGCGCCGGCGGGGATGGCGGAGGGCGGGGCGCCGCCGTACGACATGGTCGTCGCCGATGTCGTCGGGCGGCCGGACGGGCTCGCCCGGCTGCGGGCCGCGGGGGCGGTCGGCCCGACGACGGATGTCGTCGCGGTCCACATCGACCACGAGGTCCCGCCCGGCGCGGAGCTGGAGCGGCGGCTCGCGGCGGCGGGGGCGCGGACGGTGCCGGACGGCACGACGCTCTACGTGGGCGAGTACCACGCGGTCCCCGACGTGCCGCGCCGCACGCTGATCACCGGAGGGGCC from Streptomyces sp. FIT100 includes these protein-coding regions:
- a CDS encoding bifunctional adenosylcobinamide kinase/adenosylcobinamide-phosphate guanylyltransferase yields the protein MEVTLLGTGAPSGLPRPDCPCAVCAAARGPQARAATALLVDGALLLDLTPGAALAAARAGRSLVGVRQVLLTHPHNGPAMELPAGLPTAGRVPDGQELTLISGHRVRAVSMDSPGTGYEVASPDGERLLYLPPGGAPAGMAEGGAPPYDMVVADVVGRPDGLARLRAAGAVGPTTDVVAVHIDHEVPPGAELERRLAAAGARTVPDGTTLYVGEYHAVPDVPRRTLITGGARSGKSLEAERRLESFPDVLYVATSGTRADDPEWAARVQAHRERRPGSWRTVETCDLVPLLGQEGPPVLIDCLALWLTDTMDQVGAWEDEQWESTGRGALHRRTADLVAAVRATRRTVVAVTNEVGSGIVPATASGRRFRDELGRLNAAFAGECEHVLLVVAGQALPLR
- a CDS encoding DUF3043 domain-containing protein, giving the protein MFRSRSKDEKAPTDKVTADLSKHPRDPEAPKGRPTPKRSEAQTQRRRAQSSAPTDRKDAMRRQREARRADLAKQREALAGGDERYLPARDKGPVRRFVRDFVDSRFCIAEFFLPLAVVILVLSMIRVPQLQNIALLLWLGVIVMIVIDSIGIWIRLKKQLNERFPNEQKRGAVAYGLMRTLQMRRLRLPKPRVKRGERP
- a CDS encoding bifunctional 2-polyprenyl-6-hydroxyphenol methylase/3-demethylubiquinol 3-O-methyltransferase UbiG, translated to MARQLDEQIAGRFPVGQRLRVLDVGMGQGTQALRLARAGHTVTGLESDPEMLKAAREALTAEPAGIRERFRTIEGDGRDTGVHFLPGSFDVVLCHGVLMYVEDPDAMLAGLARMLAPGGLLSLLVRNADALAMRPGLAGDWPAALTAFDTDAYTNRLGLPVRADRLTDLTATLSGIAAPLHAWYGVRVFTDNVPNEAELPAADALERLLAAEDRAGRADPYRAVAALLHLCGVRG
- a CDS encoding PspA/IM30 family protein — protein: MKRMGMIFRAKANKALDRAEDPRETLDYSYQKQLELLQKVRRGVADVATSRKRLELQLNQLQGQSTKLEDQGRKALALGREDLAREALSRRAALQQQVTDLETQHQTLQGEEEKLTLAAQRLQAKVDAFRTKKETIKATYTAAQAQTRIGEAFSGISEEMGDVGLAIQRAEDKTAQLQARAGAIDELLASGALDDPTGMAKDDIAAELDRISGGTDVELELQRMKAELAGGSGAQQQAIEGGNGAAQDQAQGQGQHRFDKQ